A region from the Geotrypetes seraphini chromosome 10, aGeoSer1.1, whole genome shotgun sequence genome encodes:
- the GTF3C4 gene encoding general transcription factor 3C polypeptide 4, whose protein sequence is MSAAGSSSVSEETPEDGPGPSAGFRLTVTKREPVVPLQYPVTGVESLAWSEDHRISVCSSRNISVLEQRCDIHNGGQEMIIHRTSVPAPLTSCTLKVGSKKEVDECKVKFASSKDPTVSQTFMLDRVFNPEGKSLPPMRGFKYTSWSPLGCDSNGRCLLAALTMDNRLTVQANLSRLQWMQLVDLTEIYGERLYEAGYKMSKGDTLKGELGDFPEFQRRHSMQTPVRMEWSGICTTQQVKHNNECRDVSTVLLAVLFENGNIGVWQFQIPFVGKESITSCNTIESGISSPSVLAWWEYEHNNRKMSGLIVGSAFGPIKILPVNLKAVKGYFTLRQPVVLWQESDQVPVHSIKCIALYHPYQKCSCSLVVAARGSYVFWCLLLISKAGLNVHNSHVTGLHSLPIISMSADKQNGTIYTCSNDGKVRQLIPIFTDVALKFEHQLIKLSDVFGSVRTHGIAVSPCGAYLAVITTEGMNNGLHPVSKNYQVQFVTLKTFEEAAAQLLESSVQNLFKQMDLTDLVRWKILRDKNIPPFLQEALDKKIEDGSLYFWRFRLLLLRILYQSIKKPNSEVPWRPSHEDSKVLISDVTSVGSNEERQENDQEQPGAVFSKEVTKPCLDNMDKVAENLAGDISAARSGDTRDLSREIKLLQIQGKIEAVEMHLTREHMKRVLGEVYLHTWITENTSIPTRGVCDFLMADEEYDDRTARVLIGHILKKMNKQTFPEYCSLCKEVLPFTDRKQAICSNGHAWLRCFLTYQACQNLSYRRCLLHDSIARHAVPEDPEWIKRLLQGPCTFCDSPVF, encoded by the exons ATGTCGGCCGCGGGGAGTTCGTCGGTGTCGGAAGAGACACCGGAGGACGGGCCAGGGCCTAGCGCTGGCTTCCGCTTGACGGTTACCAAGCGCGAGCCGGTCGTTCCGCTGCAGTACCCTGTGACCGGGGTGGAGTCTCTGGCCTGGTCTGAGGACCACCGCATCTCAGTATGTAGCAGCCGGAACATCTCGGTGCTGGAGCAGCGCTGTGACATCCACAACGGCGGCCAAGAGATGATCATCCACCGCACCTCCGTTCCCGCCCCCCTCACTAGTTGCACGCTCAAG GTTGGTTCTAAAAAAGAGGTTGATGAATGTAAGGTGAAGTTTGCCAGCTCAAAGGACCCAACAGTAAGCCAGACTTTCATGCTGGATAGAGTATTCAACCCGGAAGGGAAATCTTTGCCACCCATGCGAGGGTTCAAATACACCAGCTGGTCTCCACTGGGCTGTGATTCCAATGGGAGGTGTCTTCTAGCAGCACTAACAATGGATAACAGGTTAACTGTCCAAGCAAACTTGAGTAGACTGCAATGGATGCAGCTGGTTGACTTAACAGAAATTTATGGGGAGCGCTTGTATGAGGCTGGTTATAAGATGTCCAAGGGCGATACGCTAAAAGGAGAGTTAGGGGACTTTCCTGAATTTCAGAGGCGGCATAGCATGCAGACACCTGTACGGATGGAGTGGTCAGGAATATGCACTACCCAGCAAGTCAAGCATAATAACGAATGCCGAGATGTGAGCACTGTGCTTCTTGCTGTCCTCTTTGAGAATGGGAACATTGGTGTGTGGCAGTTTCAGATCCCCTTTGTAGGGAAGGAGTCCATCACCTCTTGTAACACCATAGAATCTGGTATCAGCTCCCCTAGTGTCTTGGCCTGGTGGGAATATGAGCATAACAATCGCAAAATGAGTGGATTAATTGTGGGGAGTGCCTTTGGACCAATTAAAATACTCCCTGTCAATCTAAAAGCTGTAAAAGGTTACTTTACATTGAGGCAGCCTGTGGTCCTTTGGCAAGAGTCTGACCAGGTACCAGTTCACAGCATTAAATGTATCGCACTTTACCACCCCTATCAAAAATGTAGCTGTAGCTTGGTTGTGGCTGCACGAGGATCTTACGTTTTTTGGTGTCTGCTGTTGATATCCAAAGCAGGTCTGAATGTTCACAATTCACATGTGACTGGTCTTCACTCTTTACCAATTATATCCATGAGTGCTGACAAACAGAATGGTACCATCTACACATGCTCGAATGATGGGAAGGTAAGACAGCTCATCCCCATCTTCACAGATGTTGCACTAAAGTTTGAACACCAGCTAATAAAGCTATCTGATGTTTTTGGCTCAGTAAGGACTCATGGGATAGCTGTAAGCCCATGTGGAGCATATTTAGCAGTTATCACAACAGAGGGCATGAACAATGGTCTTCATCCAGTTAGCAAAAACTACCAAGTCCAGTTTGTAACCCTCAAAACATTTGAAGAGGCGGCTGCCCAGCTGTTGGAGTCTTCTGTCCAGAACCTCTTTAAGCAGATGGATTTGACAGACCTGGTACGGTGGAAAATTTTGAGAGATAAAAACATCCCTCCATTTCTGCAAGAAGCCTTGGACAAAAAGATTGAAGATGGGTCTTTGTATTTTTGGCGTTTCAGACTTTTGCTGCTTAGAATTTTATATCAGTCCATAAAGAAACCCAACTCTGAAGTTCCCTGGAGGCCCTCTCATGAGGATTCTAAAGTCTTAATATCTGATGTCACTAGTGTGGGCAGCAATGAAGAACGGCAAGAAAATGACCAGGAGCAGCCTGGAGCAGTGTTTTCAAAGGAAGTCACCAAACCTTGTTTGGATAACATGGACAAAGTGGCCGAGAACCTGGCTGGAGACATCAGTGCTGCTCGCTCTGGTGATACCAGAGACTTATCAAGGGAGATAAAACTCCTTCAGATTCAGGGGAAAATAGAAGCTGTGGAAATGCATTTAACCCGGGAACATATGAAACGTGTACTGGGAGAGGTGTACCTCCACACATGGATTACAGAGAATACCAGCATTCCTACCAGGGGAGTCTGTGACTTTTTAATGGCTGATGAGGAGTATGATGACCGCACAGCACGG GTGTTGATTGGACACATTCTAAAGAAGATGAATAAGCAGACGTTTCCTGAGTACTGCAGCTTATGTAAAGAAGTTTTGCCTTTCACAGATCGCAAGCAGGCCATCTGCTCCAATGGACATGCCTGGCTGAG